Part of the Rhodopirellula islandica genome is shown below.
GCGGCCCCGCTGACCCCAACAACGCGTTGTCCGTGATCCAGTCCGGTCCCCACAAAGCCAAACCCGATAGACAAGCGACACCGAAAAACGGAGACAAGGCCAGTGGAGCAAGCGGCCCCAACCAATCCGCCAGGTGCAGTTGGTCGGCCCAGGCCGTCGCCGCAGCGATGTCTCGCGTGTCGAACTCACCCTCGAGTGCCTGCGGAACGTCTTCCGGATTCACCGCCGATTGCGTCCGAGCAGGAACGGCTGCTGCCTCGTCCGTTTGGCGGACGACATCGCTTTGCCCCGTCGCTTGGACCGCCAGCCCGATGATCAGCACCACGGTCAACGTTGTCTTTGCAATCCAATTCATCTCATTCCCTTCGGACTTCTCAATCGAACCGTTGGCTGGTAGCGTTTCGCGTCATGAACATCGACGCAGTGAAACCTCAGCATCTCTATTTGACCGGCTACCGCGGGTGCGGCAAAAGTACGCTTGCGAAACTTTTAGCGCAGCGGTTGTCTTTGCCGGTCGTCGACTTGGATGATGTGATCGAATCGACGGCAGGGAAATCGATCGCGGAAATCTTCGCCGCTGAAACCGAGTCCGGTTTTCGCGACCGCGAAGAAGCCGCGTTGGTGGAAGTCGCCCAGCGGCCAACGCATGTGATCGCTCTCGGTGGTGGCACAATCCTTCGCCAGGCCAACCGGAATCTGATCGCCAATTCGGGCTGGTGCGTTTGGCTGGACGCTGAACCTGAAATTCTGATGGCTCGATTGGCTGGCGATGAAACCACGGCCGATCGACGTCCCTCGCTGACGGATCAATCGGTCTTCGATGAAGTCAAAACGGTGATGACCCACCGCGAACCGCTCTACCGTGAATCGGCGGACCTACGAATCAACACCAGTCATCAAACGATGGACGACATTGTCACCGAAGTTTTGAAGGCTTGCCCGCCCAGCATCGGAGAAGTCAAACCCAGCTAGACTTCGACCGGAGGGGCTCGGAAGCCTTTTTATACCCCACATCTCGAAACACCAAAGATTAGTGTCCGATCAGAGTGGATTAGTGTTCCGCCAGAGCGGCCAAGGGAACACTAATCTCCGCTGATCGAACACGAAGCAGGTCGGCAGGAATGATCAAGCACAATCATGTGAGCCGTTTGGGCGTTAGCCCCGGTTGTGCGTGAAAACCGTGGCTAACGCCAACGGCTCACATACCCGATGACACCTGCGTACCTGCTTAAAGAGTATTGTCGCTTGCCCAAGTTTTCATCCCGATAGGGATGCAAGATGGTAGCCGTCGGTAAGCGATAGCGCCACCGATGGACATGCAACCCCCACGCCAGAGCTCAACGCGAACGTGTAGGCGTCTTCTCCAGCCATCGGATGGTCGACATAGCCATTCCCCATGTCGACGAAGCCGTAGCCACGCAGGGGACACATGTCTTCGATTTCACAGAGCACGTCGGTGGTTCCGGCTGTCGTCCCCTTTTCGAAGTCCACGCTGACTCAACCACCCGTC
Proteins encoded:
- a CDS encoding shikimate kinase, with product MNIDAVKPQHLYLTGYRGCGKSTLAKLLAQRLSLPVVDLDDVIESTAGKSIAEIFAAETESGFRDREEAALVEVAQRPTHVIALGGGTILRQANRNLIANSGWCVWLDAEPEILMARLAGDETTADRRPSLTDQSVFDEVKTVMTHREPLYRESADLRINTSHQTMDDIVTEVLKACPPSIGEVKPS